The window AATCCTCCGAAACCGATCCATACTTCCCTTTTCACCCTCGTAGTTACCAATGAGAACAACCGTTCTCTTCTTATTTATCCGAGGGCGCTCACACTCGGACCTCGTACCCACTTCCACCCGAGGTCGCACGAACCGATCTGCAGAAGCACTTGCCATGTACCGGCTTCCATCCTCACCTGCTCTAGACATCGGAAAGATTCCAACTGTTTTCATCGCTCCGACTCACTGTACGAGCCTAGACTTTTTCTTTACCAGTGAAACAGGCTTTCTACCCGATAGGCTTCTCAGATTCGTATCATTACACATTTTCCGAGCAGAGAATAGGATACGGTAACCTAGACCATTTTTCGGTCTCAACAAACCGGGCGAACCAAAGAGGGCCTTTTTCCCGATCGAGGGTTTTCCATCCGGTGACTTACCGCTCTTCCGGAACGGTTATAGGCGTTCGCTCCGGCGATCCGAACAAGGGAAACACTTTCCCTACGCATCGCACATGTCGCCTTATATACAACCAGGAAAATCCACCAATAACACCGCTTCGATAGCTTGGAGCCCCTAGGCCAAATGGTATGGTTGACGGACGAATCAGCGAGGTACGAAACGAACCGATGGGCCTTTCGCCTCTGGCGATAAACCGGCGATCAAGCCATCTGGGTTCAACCCTGTTCTAGATACGGGTCCCCAAAGTACACCGGTGCTGTAACCCCTCCGTTTGCATCCCGCGGCCGCCTTCTTACCGAATCCACCATCGACTTCAGGCTCGATCGCCTGACCACCGAAAAGCGGTGTGCTAAGAAAAGCACCAACCGCGGAAGCAACGTCCGTGGTCATAATTCGGAAAAGAAAACGATCATTGAGAATAGCTCGAGGATGCCAAAACAGAGAATGAGGACCCATTTTCCTCAACGATCCTCCTGTGCTCCATGTTTTGGTCCCATCCTTACAATCGAGCTTACCTAACTCCATACAAGAGCGCTCAAGTCGTGGCCTTTTCCACTTTCGTGGGCCCCACGTCAAACCCAGAAGCACATATCTTCTTTTCCGAGCAACCACCCACCAAGTGCCCCGGGTCCACTTTTGAAACCGAGCACGATCTATTCGGTCGGATTCCGCGGGAGACCCTTGGACCAACGACCGCTACCGATCCCACGCACCCGGATCTTGAGAAGCAATAACCCTCTCCGCCCCATGACGCTAGCCGGCAACCATCACCAGTCTACCCTCGAACACCCTTTCAACCATCCTCCCAATTACCTTCTGCCCTCTCCAATCCCTCACACCTCCCCCGCAACCTTTTCTTTTCGCCCCACTGCCGCAAGACACGCCTTGATAATGCCATCGGCACAAACTCTGGGAGTGTACCGATTCACAATCTCCCGACTCACTTCTCCCATCCGCGCCCTCAGCGCCGGATCTCCCAATACCCTGTCGATCGCCTTGGCCAGAAACACCGGGTCTCCCGCTGGAACTACAAATCCGTTCTCCCCTTCCAAGACTAGATCCGGTGCACATCCGACTCTCTCCGTAACAATGATTGGCAAACCAAAGTTCATCGCCTCATTCACCACGAGTCCCCACGTTTCTCCCCACCGAGAAGGCAATACCAATACATCCCCGATGCAATACGCCTTGCCTATCTCCTTTTGATTCAGAAAGCCGACCATTACGACACGCTTTAAGCCGTTCTGGCGCACGTACTCCGTCACCGCCCTCCGCAATGGCCCGTCACCCACCAATAGCAACCATGCTTTCTCCTTTATCTTTGCGTATGCTTCCAATAAGCCCAAAGGGTCTTTCTTGGGAACCAACTTTCCACAAAACAAGATTACAGGCAAACCATCGGTAATCCCAAACTCCTGCTTCCAACGCTTCTTACTCTTGCCAAGCGCTTGATCTTGTTCACGAAAAAACTCGTTATCCAC of the Candidatus Methylacidithermus pantelleriae genome contains:
- a CDS encoding glycosyltransferase family 4 protein, coding for MPARCIRIAHLVSHPIQYFAPVYKEIANRREVELRVYFYSDASVTSCFDPGFCRKVKWDIPLLNGYAYRFSKYGYGKPPPDPFFEFPRWDVIRELQETSFDVVWIHGYTYVTHLLAGLLAWGRKRPVLLRMDSNLVDPRPPLVGWLKERVLPVFFRRCWGLYVGQLNKKYFLHYGVNKERLFAAPHCVDNEFFREQDQALGKSKKRWKQEFGITDGLPVILFCGKLVPKKDPLGLLEAYAKIKEKAWLLLVGDGPLRRAVTEYVRQNGLKRVVMVGFLNQKEIGKAYCIGDVLVLPSRWGETWGLVVNEAMNFGLPIIVTERVGCAPDLVLEGENGFVVPAGDPVFLAKAIDRVLGDPALRARMGEVSREIVNRYTPRVCADGIIKACLAAVGRKEKVAGEV